The Chryseobacterium aureum genome contains a region encoding:
- a CDS encoding HugZ family pyridoxamine 5'-phosphate oxidase: MNHTHTEKKSKPVAPKVQELINASKSVILATVDADGFPNPSYAPFVQVGSTFYILVSFMAKHTKNLADGRKAAIMFIEDESATKQIYARERLTLEAAPSQIEKDSEVWNNVVAQLKQTHGKVVDVISEMGDFILIALQPVKGSYVNGFGSAYFVDAHLEIVEHRNDVNHQAR, translated from the coding sequence ATGAATCATACCCATACAGAAAAGAAAAGTAAACCGGTGGCTCCAAAAGTACAGGAACTGATCAATGCTTCAAAAAGTGTAATACTGGCTACAGTAGATGCAGATGGATTTCCTAATCCAAGCTATGCGCCTTTTGTGCAGGTAGGTTCAACCTTTTATATTCTGGTTTCTTTCATGGCAAAACATACTAAAAATCTTGCTGACGGAAGAAAAGCAGCTATTATGTTTATTGAAGATGAATCAGCCACTAAACAAATCTACGCCCGTGAACGATTAACTCTTGAAGCTGCACCTTCTCAGATAGAAAAAGATTCTGAGGTATGGAATAATGTGGTAGCCCAACTTAAACAAACTCATGGTAAAGTAGTAGATGTGATTTCTGAAATGGGAGACTTCATTCTCATCGCATTGCAGCCTGTAAAAGGATCGTATGTGAATGGTTTCGGAAGCGCTTATTTTGTAGATGCCCATCTGGAAATAGTTGAGCATAGAAATGATGTGAATCATCAGGCTAGATAA